The Apibacter raozihei genome contains a region encoding:
- a CDS encoding sn-glycerol-1-phosphate dehydrogenase: protein MSKESIASALKQATETKFLEIGSDIINKVPEIFAAQFPGKKAIVIADPNTYKVAGEKVHKALKEAGLEGEEPYILDDPNLYADYVFVEKIRDYLKDKDVTPVAVGSGVINDLAKRASSELKRSYMCVATAASMDGYSSAGASITNKGAKITHACEAPKALLADIDIIADAPPLMTASGYADLYAKVVSGADWLLAAELADPQNPKKGIEPMTSAWNIVQDGLAEALQDPEGAKKGEHKAIELLTEGLMLGGFAMQSMESWGAGVSRPASGSEHQFSHLWDMEHHTFKGEMAKKFGLYPNQDEQAPSHGFKVGIGTLAITAMYELMLKTPVEELDIDAAVEKWPSLEEQLKEIDEMFGGSDIHPFATTQTTDKYVSKEELKEQLTKIKNNWPALKESIRKQVIPYNETKKRLAAVGAPVEPEEIGIDRNRLRESFYRAHKIRSRYTILDFAYRAGYFDQWVNELFGENGVLKG, encoded by the coding sequence ATGTCAAAAGAAAGTATAGCCTCAGCCCTGAAGCAGGCAACCGAAACTAAGTTTTTAGAAATTGGCTCAGATATAATTAATAAAGTTCCTGAAATATTTGCTGCACAGTTTCCAGGAAAAAAGGCCATAGTGATAGCAGATCCTAATACTTATAAAGTAGCGGGTGAAAAAGTCCACAAAGCTCTAAAAGAAGCTGGTTTAGAAGGAGAGGAGCCTTATATATTAGATGATCCTAATTTATATGCAGACTATGTGTTTGTAGAAAAAATAAGAGATTATCTGAAAGATAAAGATGTAACGCCAGTAGCCGTAGGTTCAGGAGTAATAAACGACTTGGCAAAAAGAGCAAGTTCAGAACTTAAAAGGTCTTATATGTGTGTAGCAACAGCTGCATCTATGGATGGTTATTCCTCTGCAGGAGCTTCCATAACTAACAAAGGGGCTAAAATTACTCATGCTTGTGAAGCACCAAAAGCTTTGCTTGCGGATATTGATATTATTGCAGATGCTCCACCATTAATGACTGCTTCAGGATATGCAGATTTATACGCTAAAGTTGTTTCCGGTGCAGATTGGTTATTAGCAGCAGAATTGGCAGATCCACAAAATCCTAAAAAAGGAATTGAACCCATGACCAGTGCATGGAATATAGTACAGGATGGATTAGCTGAAGCATTACAAGATCCGGAAGGAGCTAAAAAGGGAGAGCATAAAGCAATCGAATTATTAACTGAAGGTTTAATGTTAGGAGGTTTTGCAATGCAATCTATGGAATCGTGGGGCGCAGGAGTAAGTAGACCTGCCTCTGGATCTGAACATCAGTTCAGTCATTTATGGGATATGGAACATCATACTTTCAAAGGTGAAATGGCAAAAAAATTCGGTTTATATCCCAATCAGGATGAACAAGCTCCTTCTCATGGGTTTAAAGTTGGTATAGGTACGTTGGCAATTACGGCCATGTATGAACTGATGTTAAAAACTCCTGTAGAAGAATTGGATATTGATGCTGCAGTAGAAAAATGGCCTTCGCTGGAAGAGCAGTTAAAAGAGATAGATGAAATGTTTGGAGGTTCGGACATTCATCCTTTTGCTACAACTCAGACTACAGATAAATATGTATCCAAAGAAGAATTAAAAGAACAGCTGACTAAAATCAAAAATAACTGGCCTGCGTTAAAAGAAAGTATTAGGAAACAAGTAATACCTTATAATGAAACTAAAAAACGCTTGGCAGCTGTAGGAGCACCAGTTGAGCCCGAAGAAATAGGAATAGACAGAAACAGGCTTAGAGAAAGTTTCTATAGAGCGCATAAAATAAGGAGCAGATATACAATTCTTGATTTTGCTTACAGAGCCGGATATTTTGACCAATGGGTAAATGAATTATTCGGTGAAAACGGAGTTTTAAAAGGTTAA
- a CDS encoding MIP/aquaporin family protein has translation MDQVLTTKFVGELIGSFSLIAFGCGINMNLSLNKSYGAGNKAALSGPLAWGFAVAMSVIISSPFNSGGHFNPAVSLGLAVAGLFNWAYVLPYVVAQFIGCFLGAITVWFVYRGHFKATKDQPGTLLGVFATSSSIRENNSVNNFSSEMLATFFLVLIVSCMSSLPLGAASVGEAAGTVGFGAIGALPAGFMIFTIGMAFGGITGWSLNPARDLMPRLAHQILPIEGKGGSDWGYGFLYASIAPLIGASIAGVLYGVIGGYFDESIREFVISTFSLTNF, from the coding sequence ATGGATCAAGTATTAACAACAAAATTCGTAGGGGAGCTTATAGGTTCCTTTTCACTAATAGCCTTCGGATGTGGAATAAACATGAATCTCAGTTTAAATAAAAGTTACGGAGCCGGAAATAAAGCTGCTTTGAGTGGGCCTCTTGCCTGGGGTTTCGCAGTTGCAATGTCTGTAATTATATCTTCACCTTTTAACAGTGGTGGTCATTTTAACCCTGCAGTGAGTTTAGGTCTGGCAGTAGCCGGATTATTCAATTGGGCTTATGTATTGCCATACGTAGTAGCTCAGTTTATAGGATGTTTTCTTGGAGCAATAACCGTTTGGTTCGTTTATCGTGGTCATTTTAAAGCCACTAAAGATCAGCCGGGTACTCTTTTAGGGGTATTTGCAACCAGCTCATCAATACGCGAGAATAATTCAGTAAACAATTTTAGTTCAGAGATGCTTGCAACATTTTTCCTTGTGCTAATAGTTTCATGTATGTCATCTCTACCTTTAGGTGCTGCAAGTGTAGGAGAAGCAGCCGGAACCGTTGGTTTTGGAGCTATCGGAGCATTGCCTGCTGGTTTCATGATATTTACCATAGGTATGGCATTTGGTGGGATTACAGGATGGTCTTTAAATCCAGCCAGAGATTTGATGCCTCGTTTGGCGCATCAGATTTTGCCAATTGAAGGTAAAGGAGGAAGTGATTGGGGCTATGGATTTTTGTATGCTTCAATAGCTCCGCTTATCGGAGCATCTATCGCTGGAGTTTTGTATGGCGTTATCGGTGGATATTTTGATGAATCCATCCGTGAATTCGTTATCAGCACATTTTCACTAACTAATTTTTAG
- a CDS encoding HAD-IIA family hydrolase has protein sequence MKNYITDIKQLTPELQEKIKKLKHVALDMDGTIYNGTTLFPYTISFLERLKKIGVSHSFLTNNPSRSISDYLKKLEKLGIPATEEEMYSSAVATIDYLKNEHPEVKKLFILGTPSMVEQFENSGYISTSDSAEDVPDALVVAFDMTLTYDRLCRAAWWAKQGVLYVATNPDRVCPTDQPNVLVDCASIYACIETATGRTPDLVLGKPQKEMLDGILNSKKLKPEQIAMVGDRIYTDMMMAHNAGAFGVLVLTGEATLEDAQNAEPELDLIVPSIEVLGELIEYTRDK, from the coding sequence ATGAAAAATTATATAACAGATATAAAACAATTAACTCCCGAATTACAGGAAAAAATAAAAAAACTAAAACATGTTGCTTTGGATATGGATGGTACCATTTATAACGGAACAACACTTTTTCCTTATACGATAAGTTTTTTGGAAAGATTAAAAAAAATAGGAGTCAGTCATTCTTTTCTTACCAATAATCCATCAAGAAGTATTTCGGATTACTTAAAAAAACTTGAAAAATTAGGTATACCTGCAACAGAAGAAGAAATGTATTCTTCAGCTGTAGCTACAATTGATTACCTTAAAAATGAACATCCGGAAGTAAAAAAACTTTTCATTCTGGGAACTCCCAGTATGGTAGAACAATTTGAAAATTCAGGCTATATATCCACCTCAGATTCAGCGGAAGACGTGCCAGATGCCTTAGTCGTGGCCTTTGACATGACTTTAACCTACGATAGATTATGCAGGGCTGCCTGGTGGGCTAAACAAGGTGTACTCTATGTAGCAACTAATCCGGATAGGGTATGTCCAACCGATCAACCTAATGTATTAGTGGATTGTGCCTCTATTTATGCTTGTATCGAAACAGCTACAGGCAGAACTCCTGATTTGGTTTTAGGAAAACCTCAAAAAGAGATGTTAGACGGGATCTTGAATAGTAAAAAGTTGAAACCTGAGCAGATAGCTATGGTAGGAGATCGAATTTATACCGATATGATGATGGCTCACAATGCAGGAGCATTTGGAGTCTTGGTTCTGACAGGAGAGGCAACTTTGGAAGACGCACAAAATGCAGAACCTGAATTGGATCTAATTGTACCTAGTATTGAAGTACTTGGAGAATTAATTGAATACACCAGAGATAAATAA
- a CDS encoding ribulokinase, with amino-acid sequence MELSDNLVIGIDYGSDSARAMLMDAETGNELALSVKEYPRWKQGLYCDAVNYQFRQHPLDYIEVLEFIVNDVINKVPGSKNKVKALSIDVTCSTPIVVDKEGTPLALRNDFSENPNGMFILWKDHTGIKDCDDINEFSKKWHIDYTRYAGGGGNYSAEHFWAKCLHVFRTDAQVKEVGHSFVDACDWLSNVVVGINKPEELKRNICTAGFKVLWNKEWGGYPPNEFFKSLDPALDGIVDTFSKDVYTCVETIGTLTEEWAERLGLTTHVKVTAGNIDAHAGGIGAGVKNKAIVQIIGTSTCDIIVGPKKSDNQLIPGISGQADDSVIPGMVGYEAGQSVYGDYYAWFKKVLMWPLREIFAKTESIDEATKQKVIQEVYDKMIPELARQAKAIPAKDSHIIATDWINGRRTPDVDYTLKGTITGITLSSSAPLLYKSIVEATAYGSRAIVEQFITNGIEIEEIIAVGGISQKSPYVMQVLSDVLGMPIKVIATREACALGVAMCAAVAAGIYNRLEDAQEKMGMGISTIYYPDEENHKHYNNEYKKYRQLEKVKELT; translated from the coding sequence ATGGAATTATCAGATAATTTAGTGATAGGGATAGATTATGGTTCAGATTCAGCAAGAGCGATGCTTATGGATGCAGAAACAGGAAATGAACTAGCTCTTTCAGTTAAAGAATATCCCCGGTGGAAACAAGGATTATATTGCGATGCGGTGAATTACCAGTTTAGGCAACATCCTTTAGATTATATAGAAGTACTTGAGTTTATTGTAAATGACGTAATAAATAAAGTTCCAGGCTCTAAAAATAAGGTAAAAGCCTTATCCATAGATGTGACCTGTTCCACACCCATAGTTGTTGATAAAGAAGGAACACCACTTGCTTTAAGAAATGATTTCTCAGAAAATCCGAACGGAATGTTTATTCTCTGGAAAGATCACACAGGAATCAAAGACTGTGATGACATTAATGAGTTTTCAAAAAAATGGCATATTGATTATACACGTTATGCCGGAGGAGGAGGAAACTACTCGGCAGAACATTTTTGGGCAAAATGCCTCCATGTTTTCCGGACTGATGCTCAGGTAAAAGAAGTAGGTCATTCTTTCGTAGATGCATGTGATTGGCTTTCCAATGTTGTAGTGGGAATAAATAAGCCCGAAGAATTAAAAAGAAATATATGCACCGCTGGATTTAAGGTGCTTTGGAATAAAGAGTGGGGAGGATACCCGCCAAATGAATTCTTTAAATCTTTGGATCCTGCATTGGATGGTATTGTAGATACATTTTCAAAAGATGTGTACACTTGCGTTGAAACTATAGGTACACTAACAGAAGAATGGGCGGAAAGGCTAGGACTTACAACTCATGTTAAAGTTACTGCCGGAAATATAGATGCTCACGCAGGAGGTATTGGTGCCGGAGTTAAAAACAAAGCGATTGTACAAATTATAGGCACTTCAACCTGTGATATAATAGTAGGGCCAAAAAAATCTGATAATCAGTTGATTCCCGGAATTTCAGGACAGGCAGATGATTCCGTAATACCGGGAATGGTAGGATATGAAGCAGGTCAATCTGTGTATGGAGATTATTATGCCTGGTTTAAAAAAGTTTTAATGTGGCCCTTACGTGAAATTTTTGCTAAAACAGAATCAATAGATGAAGCTACAAAGCAAAAAGTAATCCAGGAAGTATATGACAAGATGATTCCTGAACTAGCCCGTCAGGCAAAAGCAATTCCGGCAAAAGACAGTCACATTATAGCAACAGACTGGATAAACGGAAGACGTACTCCCGATGTAGATTATACATTAAAAGGAACAATTACAGGTATAACACTTTCCAGTTCGGCACCTTTACTATATAAGTCTATTGTTGAAGCTACAGCTTATGGATCTCGTGCTATTGTAGAACAATTTATAACCAATGGAATTGAAATTGAAGAAATCATAGCTGTAGGAGGTATTTCTCAAAAATCTCCCTATGTAATGCAGGTGCTCTCAGATGTTTTAGGTATGCCAATAAAAGTAATTGCAACGAGAGAAGCTTGTGCGTTGGGAGTTGCCATGTGTGCAGCTGTAGCAGCCGGAATTTACAATCGTTTGGAAGATGCTCAGGAGAAAATGGGAATGGGTATTTCAACAATTTACTATCCAGATGAAGAAAACCATAAGCATTATAATAATGAATATAAAAAATACAGACAACTTGAAAAGGTGAAAGAATTAACATAA
- the fsa gene encoding fructose-6-phosphate aldolase codes for MKFFIDTADLEQIKKAQELGVLDGVTTNPSIMAKVGITGKENIHAHYKAICEIVDGDVSAEVLSTDYEGMIREGEELAKIDNQITVKIPMIYDGIRAIKYFSGKGIKTNCTLVFSAGQAILAAKAGATYVSPFIGRLDDISTDGLNLIEDIRTIYDNYGYRTEILAASVRSPMHIINCAKIGADVITAPLAPIVGLLKHPLTDNGLAQFIEDAKKL; via the coding sequence ATGAAATTTTTTATTGACACAGCAGACTTAGAGCAAATAAAAAAAGCTCAGGAATTAGGGGTATTAGATGGTGTAACAACTAATCCTTCAATTATGGCTAAAGTAGGAATTACAGGGAAAGAAAATATTCATGCGCATTATAAAGCAATATGCGAGATAGTAGACGGTGATGTAAGCGCAGAAGTATTATCCACAGATTATGAAGGAATGATTAGGGAAGGTGAAGAATTGGCTAAAATTGATAATCAGATTACGGTTAAAATTCCCATGATTTATGATGGAATAAGAGCTATTAAATATTTTTCAGGAAAAGGTATTAAAACGAATTGTACGCTGGTATTTTCAGCTGGACAAGCAATCCTTGCAGCTAAAGCAGGAGCAACTTACGTTTCTCCTTTTATAGGTCGTCTGGATGATATATCAACCGATGGATTGAATCTCATAGAAGACATACGAACTATCTATGATAATTATGGCTATAGAACTGAAATACTTGCTGCATCAGTGCGATCTCCTATGCATATTATCAATTGTGCGAAAATAGGAGCGGACGTAATAACAGCTCCATTAGCTCCAATAGTAGGGTTATTAAAGCACCCTTTAACCGATAATGGACTAGCACAATTTATAGAAGACGCCAAAAAACTTTAA
- a CDS encoding L-ribulose-5-phosphate 4-epimerase codes for MGKYSYIKEEAYEGNLKLPKLNLVLFTWGNVSAADHNEGVFAIKPSGVPYEKLTIESMVIVDFEGNVVEGKLKPSSDTPTHAVLYKHWKDVNGIAHTHSTYATSWAQAQLDIPIFGTTHADHNTSDIPCAPPMSDEMIEGNYEYQTGFQILDILKNKGLKHQEMEMVLVGNHAPFTWGESAEKAVYNSAVLENVAKMAYLTRQINPESPRLKDALINKHYDRKHGYHAYYGQ; via the coding sequence ATGGGAAAATATAGTTATATAAAAGAAGAAGCTTACGAAGGAAACCTTAAATTACCAAAATTAAATTTAGTATTATTTACTTGGGGAAACGTAAGTGCAGCAGATCATAATGAAGGAGTTTTTGCCATAAAACCTAGTGGAGTACCCTATGAAAAATTAACTATTGAAAGTATGGTAATCGTAGATTTTGAAGGAAATGTGGTTGAAGGCAAATTAAAACCATCATCCGATACTCCTACGCATGCCGTATTGTATAAGCATTGGAAAGATGTAAATGGAATAGCTCATACACATAGTACCTATGCTACTTCCTGGGCTCAGGCTCAATTAGATATTCCGATTTTCGGGACTACGCATGCAGATCATAACACCTCAGATATACCTTGTGCTCCTCCAATGAGTGATGAAATGATAGAAGGTAACTATGAATATCAGACAGGATTTCAAATTCTGGACATATTGAAAAACAAAGGACTTAAACATCAGGAGATGGAAATGGTTCTAGTGGGAAACCATGCACCTTTTACATGGGGAGAATCTGCAGAAAAAGCAGTATATAATAGTGCCGTGTTGGAAAATGTTGCGAAAATGGCCTATCTAACCAGACAGATTAATCCTGAATCTCCAAGATTAAAAGACGCTCTCATTAACAAGCACTACGACAGAAAGCATGGTTATCATGCTTATTACGGACAATAA
- a CDS encoding DeoR/GlpR family DNA-binding transcription regulator: protein MKNNNINNIRQQEILDELNLNHYVSVTELCKKLNVSAVTIRKDLTHLEKIGKLYRTHGGATRESFIVEERHINKKETIQVEEKTKIAKAALNFIEDNDFIIISSGTTTQMIAQVISNNYEKLTILTSSLKPAMLLYGNPNFDVIQLGGDVRTKSGSVMGPYAELMISNYACNKLFIGGDGLDYEFGLSTSSTMEAKMNQLMINNSEKIIVLADSTKIGKRGFGKIIDLDKIHVLITDEGISSKDVEKLEDLGIEVVIAR, encoded by the coding sequence ATGAAAAATAATAATATAAACAATATAAGACAACAAGAAATATTAGATGAATTAAATTTAAATCATTACGTTTCCGTAACTGAACTTTGTAAAAAGCTAAACGTATCTGCTGTTACGATTCGGAAAGATTTAACTCATCTGGAAAAAATAGGCAAATTATATCGAACCCACGGCGGAGCCACAAGAGAATCTTTTATTGTTGAAGAGCGTCATATTAACAAAAAAGAAACTATACAGGTAGAAGAAAAAACAAAAATAGCCAAAGCTGCGCTCAACTTTATTGAAGATAATGATTTTATAATTATTTCATCGGGCACGACAACACAAATGATTGCTCAGGTGATCAGTAATAATTATGAAAAATTAACCATTCTTACTTCTTCTCTGAAACCTGCAATGCTACTTTACGGAAATCCTAATTTTGATGTGATACAACTGGGAGGTGACGTAAGAACCAAATCCGGATCTGTAATGGGGCCGTATGCAGAACTAATGATTAGCAACTATGCCTGTAATAAGCTTTTCATTGGAGGTGATGGATTAGATTATGAATTCGGATTATCTACATCAAGCACTATGGAAGCTAAAATGAATCAACTTATGATTAATAATTCAGAAAAAATTATTGTTTTGGCTGATTCAACTAAAATAGGAAAACGTGGATTTGGTAAAATTATAGACCTGGACAAAATACATGTCTTGATTACAGATGAGGGCATTTCTTCCAAAGACGTTGAAAAACTTGAAGATCTTGGCATTGAGGTTGTAATTGCCCGTTAG